The following nucleotide sequence is from Peribacillus sp. ACCC06369.
CTAGGTACAGTGATAATTGTTTATCTATCTCCAAAGCATTCATTAATGTGTTAAAGATAAAATTAAAAACAAGAATAAAGCTAAAAAATAGAAAGGCACTTTTGTAACTAAAAAAGTGAATTCTGGATGTTGAATTCATGCCCTTTCCTCCCTCTAACAATTATTTTAAAGGGAGTTTGGAGCTTTTAGTCCCAAACTCCCCCTTTTAAAAATTCCTTATAAAGCGATATTTTTATTTTCTGTCGTTTCTACCATGTTTTCCTGCGCCAAAAGCTTTTTGTCGTACATTTTGAAGAATGGCAGATAAATAATGACGGAAATTGTTAAATTAAGCATCACGAGAACAATGGCCCTCCAATCACCGCCTGTTGAAAGGTAGGCACCTATTGGAGCAGGCAATGTCCAGGGAACCATTACATAAGTAGGGTTCACCAGCCCAACGGACGTTGCTACATATGCAAGTGTCGCACCAATTAGCGGTGTTATGATAAATGGAATGATCAATATTGGATTCAATACAATAGGCATCCCAAAAATAACAGGTTCATTGATGTTAAAAATGCTTGGAACAATTGTTGCTTTCCCCATCGCTTTACTATAGGTAGACTTTGCCGTCAAGAGCATCGCAATTACTAAACCCAATGTTGCACCAGAGCCACCAATCCAAATAAACCATTGGAAGAATGTTTCAGGAGCTATGTGGGGAATTGTCTTCCCAGCTGCAACTGCTGCTGAGTTATTCGCTAAGTACACTTCCCAAACTGGACGAGCAACGGCACCTACCACTGATACGCCATGAATACCAAATGACCAGAAGAATGTAATCAAAAACACTGGGATTAATACACCTGGCAAGGTATCGCCTGCACTGATGAGTGGTGCAACCGCTTTATCAACAAGTGAATGTAAATCAACAGCAAAAACGACTGTAATCAAGGTCATGACAAGCAGTACAATTGTAACTGGTATTAATGCTTCAAATGACCGGGCTACTGAAGTTGGAACAGAATCCGGCATTTTAATTGTGATATTTTTGGTCTTACATAGACGTAAAATTTCGACTGCAAAAATGGATACGAGCATTCCTACAAAAAGGCCATGGCCTCCGAGATTTGTCATTGGCAAAACAAACCCCACACCATCCATCATTTTTACTCCTATTGTGAACAAGAAGGCTGCCAATGATAGTAAACCTCCAGATAGGGGATCAAGTTTATAGCTTTGAGATAAACTGTAGCCTATACCAAAAGTAATATATAGAGTCATGATAAACATCGTTAATCGATATGGTATTAAAATTTCAGCTATGTGTTTTGCAGCCCATTCACCTACTGCACTATCTGCTGCAACTGGCGGGAATGCAATGATCAAAAATAAACTCCCAAAGATAATGAACGGTAACGCAGAAACCACACCATCGCGAATTGCGCGTAAATGTTTTTGCTCAGACAATTTCGCCATGGGGGTTGAAAGATTATTTTCTAAAAAAGCTACAAACTTGTCCATTCGTCGTTTTCCCCTTTTACGTTTGATTGAAAAGAAATAGAGTTAGATTATTATTTTGCTAGTTCTGTTACAAGTTTTAGTAGCTTAGGTCCACCAAGAGGACTGTAAGCTTGAGCTGGAATGGCTTCACATGGAACACCAGCTTCATCGGCAGATGCCTTAAAGCCATCGAAACGATGTTTGACTTGTGGAGCTACCATTGCCACATCCCAGCCGTTACGTACTTCTGCATCAAATTCTTGAGTTCCGACTGCCAATACTTCGATATTTACACCCTGTTTTTCCCCTTCTTTTTTTAAAGCGCTTACAACGATAGCGCTTGACATTCCACCTGAACATACGAATAATACCTTCATTATTTGTTCCTCCAATTTTTTATTTTTATATTAAAAAGCGTTAAATCGTTTTTCTTATGAAACCATGTGCCTTTTCTAAACGATTTGATGCTTCTTTATATGAAACATTCGTTAAAATCATGACAATTGCAATTTTAGGCTGATCATGTGCCTTTTCTAAAAATTCATCTGCAACTTCATAACTACAGTCAGTAGCGTCCATGATAATACGTTTTGCACGTTCAACCAGCTTTTCATTTGTTAACTGTAAATCCACCATTAAATTCCCATAAACCTTTCCCACTCCAACCATTGAAGCTGTTGAAAGCATGTTGCATACTAACTTTTGAGATGTTCCAGCTTTTAAACGTGTCGAACCTGTCAGGACTTCAGGCCCGTTTACTACTTCAATCGCAACTTTTGCAATTTTCCCTATCTCTGAACCTTTGTTACAGCTTATAGACACTGTTCCTGCACCAACTCGATTGGCATATTCCAAGCCTGCAATAACATATGGAGTGCGTCCACTGGCCGCAATTCCTACTACAACGTCCTTGTTCGTCAATTCGATTTTCTTTAAATCTTCAGGACCTAATTCAAAACTGTCTTCTGCACCTTCAACCGCTTTAATGAAAGCCTTTTCCCCGCCAGCTATAAGACCCACTACTTCGCTTGGATCGGTATTGAATGTTGGGGGACATTCCACTGCATCCAATAAACCGATGCGCCCACTTGTACCTGCACCCATGTAAATTAATCTGCCATTTTTATTCATAGCTGCAACGATCATCTCCACTGCTTTGGAAATTTGCGGAAGTTCTTTTTTTACACAATGGGCAACTTTTATGTCTTCTTCGTTCATCACCTCTAACAATTCAAGTGTATTCATTTCATCTAAACTCATGGTCTTTTCATTACGACGCTCTGTCGTTAAATGTCCTAGCATACAAATCATCCTTTTTTTATTCAGTGGTGAAAGTGGTGAAACTTTTTTTGCTATAGTGAATATATCACTATTAAAATTTTATTTCAATATTGTGTATACATTTTTAAAAATTAATTTTAAAATAAACGTAGATACATAAATGATTTATAACTTTCTACTAAAAATGTAAACCGGTTGGCTATTTCATGAATCCTATGATTCTTTTATTGATTAGACATAATCTCCATTCTGATTGGTGACAATTTGATATATTCTTTATTTGTTAACGCTTACAAATAATTAAATATAAATATTAGTAATGAAATGAGGTTGTATTATTGATGAATGAAAGAGTTACAAAGAGAAAATTAGGTTCATTGGCGCTAGCCGCTTTGGTGGGAGGATCGCTTATCCTTCCATCTGACTTGATTGCAAATGCAGAATCAGGGACTATCCCTCAGCAAACGACTTATATAAAACAGGAACTGCGCGCAACTTGGATTGCAAGTGTGTTAAATATTGACTGGCCGTCCAAACCTGGTTTATCCGTATCAGCACAGAAAGAAGAATTCATAAAATATTTGGATGAACAAAAAGCAATGGGCATGAATGCTGTCGTTATGCAAATCAAACCCACTGCAGATGCTTTTTATCCTTCTGAATACGGTCTCTGGTCAAAATATTTAACAGGAGTCCAAGGAAAAGATCCTGGGTACGACCCTCTTGCATTCATGGTTGAAGCAGCACATGAGCGTAATATGGAATTTCATGCGTGGTTTAATCCATACCGCATAACCATGCCTTTAGGTAAAACAGCTGAAATATCGGATATTGATAATCTTCCAGAATCCCATCCTGCTAGAAAGCACCCGGATTGGGTCATACCATATGGACAACAATTGTACTTTAACCCAGGCATTCCTGGCGTACAGCGGTTTGTAATCGATGGAATAATGGAAGTTGTTAAGAATTATGATATCGATGCAGTTCATATGGACGATTATTTCTATCCTTACAAGATTGCAGGAGTACCTTTCCCGGATGAACATTCCTATCAAAAATATGGAGCAGACAAATTTACAAATATAGAAGATTGGCGCAGGGATAATGTAAATAACCTTGTTAAGCATATAAATGAAGAAATCAAGGCAGAAAAGTCATATGTGAAGTTTGGTATTAGTCCATTTGGAGTTTGGCGCAACAAAGCAGTTGATCCCACAGGGTCTGACACTGCTGCCGGGCAAACGAATTACGATGATTTATATGCAGATACCAGAACGTGGATCAATAATGGATACATTGATTATATTGCTCCCCAATTATATTGGAATATAGGATTGCCAGTAGCTGACTATGCCAAACTTCTTGATTGGTGGACAAAAGAAGTCGAAGGTAAAAATGTTCAACTCTATATTGGACAAGGAGACTATAAAATTAATACAGAGTCCAATGGTGTACAAAACTGGTTCAATCCTGAAGAAATGCCCAACCAGTTAAAACTGAATCGAACATATGAGGAATTTGATGGAAGCATGCATTTCAGTGCCAAAGATTTACGGAAAAACCCCCTTGGGATAGCAGATCGCTTAAGCGAGGATATTTATAAACATCCCGCATTGGTTCCGGCCATGCCTTGGATTGATGATCATGCTCCAAAAGCTCCAAAGGTAATCAAGGCAACACAAGCAGGAGATGGAATACAATTTGAAATTAACGATCACAAGCAATCGGATGCATCCTATTATGCCATTTATCGTTTTGATGGAGAGAAAAAAGGAAGTATAGAAGACTCAACGAATTTACTGGCTACCGTGCATAAAGAGAAAAACCGTCAATTATTTAATGATGGGACTGTAGTAAAAGGAAAGACTTACACATATGTTGTTACTGCCTTGGACCGAACCCATAATGAAAGCAAACAAACTAAACAGATTAAAATAAAAGTAAAATAATCATCAAGCATGTAAGTGAATAATGACGTAAGGTATGCATGAATAACGTGCAGGAATGGTCTTATCTTTAGTATCATTTGCTGTTGCAAAAAATCACAAATCAGGATTATAAAAGTCAATTAAAGTAGGTGGAAGACTATGTACATAGTAGGGTTAATGTCCGGAACATCACTGGATGGAATTGATGCCGCACTTGTTCGGGTGGATTATAGTGGACTAGAGACTGAAATGGAAATGATTGAGTT
It contains:
- a CDS encoding family 10 glycosylhydrolase, which produces MNERVTKRKLGSLALAALVGGSLILPSDLIANAESGTIPQQTTYIKQELRATWIASVLNIDWPSKPGLSVSAQKEEFIKYLDEQKAMGMNAVVMQIKPTADAFYPSEYGLWSKYLTGVQGKDPGYDPLAFMVEAAHERNMEFHAWFNPYRITMPLGKTAEISDIDNLPESHPARKHPDWVIPYGQQLYFNPGIPGVQRFVIDGIMEVVKNYDIDAVHMDDYFYPYKIAGVPFPDEHSYQKYGADKFTNIEDWRRDNVNNLVKHINEEIKAEKSYVKFGISPFGVWRNKAVDPTGSDTAAGQTNYDDLYADTRTWINNGYIDYIAPQLYWNIGLPVADYAKLLDWWTKEVEGKNVQLYIGQGDYKINTESNGVQNWFNPEEMPNQLKLNRTYEEFDGSMHFSAKDLRKNPLGIADRLSEDIYKHPALVPAMPWIDDHAPKAPKVIKATQAGDGIQFEINDHKQSDASYYAIYRFDGEKKGSIEDSTNLLATVHKEKNRQLFNDGTVVKGKTYTYVVTALDRTHNESKQTKQIKIKVK
- a CDS encoding PTS sugar transporter subunit IIB, which produces MKVLFVCSGGMSSAIVVSALKKEGEKQGVNIEVLAVGTQEFDAEVRNGWDVAMVAPQVKHRFDGFKASADEAGVPCEAIPAQAYSPLGGPKLLKLVTELAK
- the murQ gene encoding N-acetylmuramic acid 6-phosphate etherase → MICMLGHLTTERRNEKTMSLDEMNTLELLEVMNEEDIKVAHCVKKELPQISKAVEMIVAAMNKNGRLIYMGAGTSGRIGLLDAVECPPTFNTDPSEVVGLIAGGEKAFIKAVEGAEDSFELGPEDLKKIELTNKDVVVGIAASGRTPYVIAGLEYANRVGAGTVSISCNKGSEIGKIAKVAIEVVNGPEVLTGSTRLKAGTSQKLVCNMLSTASMVGVGKVYGNLMVDLQLTNEKLVERAKRIIMDATDCSYEVADEFLEKAHDQPKIAIVMILTNVSYKEASNRLEKAHGFIRKTI
- a CDS encoding PTS sugar transporter subunit IIC, with the protein product MDKFVAFLENNLSTPMAKLSEQKHLRAIRDGVVSALPFIIFGSLFLIIAFPPVAADSAVGEWAAKHIAEILIPYRLTMFIMTLYITFGIGYSLSQSYKLDPLSGGLLSLAAFLFTIGVKMMDGVGFVLPMTNLGGHGLFVGMLVSIFAVEILRLCKTKNITIKMPDSVPTSVARSFEALIPVTIVLLVMTLITVVFAVDLHSLVDKAVAPLISAGDTLPGVLIPVFLITFFWSFGIHGVSVVGAVARPVWEVYLANNSAAVAAGKTIPHIAPETFFQWFIWIGGSGATLGLVIAMLLTAKSTYSKAMGKATIVPSIFNINEPVIFGMPIVLNPILIIPFIITPLIGATLAYVATSVGLVNPTYVMVPWTLPAPIGAYLSTGGDWRAIVLVMLNLTISVIIYLPFFKMYDKKLLAQENMVETTENKNIAL